A window of the Fusarium poae strain DAOMC 252244 chromosome 3, whole genome shotgun sequence genome harbors these coding sequences:
- a CDS encoding hypothetical protein (BUSCO:41930at5125) codes for MSPLNMGALPSLRKQQLLSEFAGLKQACPEGIFVSLTPGDATLWSGVLFVRKGPYCPAILRFQISFPDSYPQLPPVVVFTTDMFHPLITPLTTYMYTTDIQESGTVSASDQERLPPGGFSLRHGFPDWFGRGRRTMAEAKQTDQQRLTSPDAAAASTSTIPTVSTVPSYTRTGQKSVSAYEVLHYIRSAFDDESVLDSVPLTAAGNPGAWHAWRTHRKATGKFVQDEAVEEVQKSEENDQQPTESAKLTSTATPRHPGEWNWDGVWEDRVKKNVSSSLSEPVLYGETKISDDLIKFLEMEDNDIDSVKDNLRRTLGQT; via the exons ATGTCGCCTCTTAATATGGGCGCATTGCCTTCGCTGCGCAAACAGCAACTCCTCTCAGAATT CGCTGGACTCAAGCAGGCTTGTCCAGAAGGGATATTTGTTAGTCTCACCCCAGGAGATGCCACGCTCTGGTCTGGCGTGCTCTTTGTTCGCAAAG GCCCCTACTGTCCTGCTATACTCCGTTTCCAAATATCCTTCCCCGATTCGTATCCTCAGCTTCCGCCCGTGGTCGTCTTTACGACAGACATGTTCCATCCCCTCATCACGCCTCTAACAACATACATGTACACAACCGACATACAAGAAAGCGGTACTGTGAGTGCATCAGACCAGGAACGACTACCACCGGGTGGATTCAGCTTGCGTCATGGTTTCCCAGACTGGTTTGGACGAGGCAGACGGACCATGGCAGAGGCGAAGCAGACAGATCAACAACGATTGACGAGTCccgatgctgctgctgctagCACTTCTACAATACCAACAGTATCGACAGTTCCTTCATATACGCGCACTGGTCAAAAGAGTGTTTCGGCTTATGAGGTCCTACACTACATCCGCAGTGCGTTTGATGACGAATCAGTCCTCGACTCGGTGCCTCTCACAGCAGCTGGAAACCCAGGAGCATGGCATGCATGGAGGACGCACCGAAAAGCGACGGGGAAGTTTGTACAGGATGAAGCGGTTGAAGAAGTACAAAAGAGTGAAGAGAACGACCAACAACCTACAGAGAGTGCGAAACTTACATCTACAGCGACACCCAGACATCCTGGAGAATGGAATTGGGATGGCGTGTGGGAGGACAGAGTAAAGAAGAACGTTTCATCCAGCTTATCAGAGCCCGTCCTGTACGGCGAGACGAAAATATCTGACGACCTA ATCAAATTCCTTGAGATGGAGGATAACGACATTGATTCAGTAAAGGATAACCTCCGCCGAACACTTGGCCAGACGTAA
- a CDS encoding hypothetical protein (TransMembrane:1 (i7-25o)) gives MIEHYSFAHILGPALFLVGLLSFWAHKHFQPTLPLPPGPPSEFLLGHTRVIPKENAAKVYSRWSKEYNSDIIHVRSLGRSTIVLHSAEVAKDILEKKGANFCDRPRFTLLEVNEAHRTVKAIMARPGTWQTSLRRFAVAIVLQVSYGTEVPSDDDPYIRIANDAMHATGNGGVPANSVVDLVPFVRYLPDWLVNDWSLQFARQWRWAITKLHDVPFTAAQAKRGKNQEWSLDDIKGAAGAVFIAGADTTWATCVIFVLNMVLHPEIQKKAQDELDAVIGPGKLPEFSDRPSLPYIEHIVQEIYRWSPLAPLGIPHKSLHDDVYQGMLIPKGTGAITFFDIIDIMTTKTVVYANSYAIAHDERVYKAPHDFNPDRYSAGEPYPVGNFGFGRRICVGRFLADNSVWIMVATMLSTLNFCKKVAQDGRPIEPRVRFTNGGTWPADEVTDDPSHQSPRTLRL, from the exons ATGATAGAACACTACTCATTTGCGCACATACTCGGGCCAGCTCTTTTCCTCGTAGGTTTGTTAAGCTTCTGGGCCCACAAACATTTTCAACCTACACTACCACTGCCACCTGGGCCACCATCTGAATTCCTTCTCGGCCATACCCGTGTTATACCCAAGGAGAATGCTGCCAAGGTTTACTCAAGATGGTCAAAAGAGTACA ACTCGGACATTATCCATGTCAGGTCTTTAGGCCGGTCTACAATTGTTCTCCATAGCGCAGAGGTTGCCAAGGACATCCTCGAGAAGAAAGGCGCCAATTTCTGTGACCGGCCTAGGTTCACTTTATTAGAAGT GAATGAGGCCCACCGTACGGTAAAAGCCATCATGGCAAGACCTGGCACGTGGCAAACGTCTTTGCGCCGATTCGCAGTAGCCATTGTTTTGCAAGTGAGCTATGGCACGGAAGTACCGAGCGACGATGACCCCTATATCCGAATTGCTAACGATGCCATGCATGCTACCGGTAATGGTGGAGTTCCTGCAAATAGTGTTGTTGATCTAGTTCCTTTTG TTCGCTATCTCCCAGATTGGCTTGTCAATGACTGGTCTTTACAATTTGCTCGACAATGGAGATGGGCTATCACGAAACTACACGACGTACCCTTCACTGCTGCACAAGCCAAGCGT GGCAAGAACCAAGAGTGGTCGCTGGATGATATCAAAGGGGCTGCAGGTGCAGTTTTCATTGCAGGCGCTGACACT ACATGGGCAACTTGCGTTATCTTCGTTCTGAACATGGTTCTTCACCCCGAGATACAAAAAAAGGCACAAGATGAGCTTGATGCGGTAATAGGACCCGGGAAGTTACCTGAGTTCTCAGACCGACCCTCTTTACCATACATCGAGCATATTGTACAGGAGATTTACAG ATGGTCACCATTAGCTCCTCTTG GGATCCCCCACAAATCGCTTCACGATGATGTCTACCAGGGCATGCTTATTCCTAAAGGTACA GGTGCGATCACTTTCTTTGATATTATCGACATTATGACGACGAA AACTGTTGTTTATGCAAATTCTTATGCTATAGCACATGATGAGCGAGTCTACAAAGCTCCTCATGACTTCAATCCTGACAGATACAGCGCGGGGGAGCCATATCCCGTTGGCAATTTCGGGTTTGGGCGTCG GATTTGCGTCGGTCGGTTTCTAGCGGATAACAGTGTCTGGATCATGGTAGCAACAATGCTGTCCACACTGAATTTCTGCAAGAAGGTGGCCCAGGACGGAAGACCAATTGAGCCTCGAGTCCGATTCACCAATGGTGGAACCTG GCCGGCTGATGAGGTTACTGACGATCCTTCACACCAGTCACCCAGAACACTTCGATTGTGA
- a CDS encoding hypothetical protein (TransMembrane:6 (i12-36o68-92i104-124o130-153i174-192o204-227i)), producing MFPEESRRKVFACVYLGFLIPSTPLLILGAAIGGAIPNVESWQTAWNDYGIGGVMAEMLKPAGGFGRFVLVVLALSIVGNMLLSYYSVALCLQMLVPVFTKVPRFVFVIVTLAIMVPMSIYAAAQWEKSLVNFLSMIGYWAGCFDAVIIEELVVFRNRDYGLIDPKSWNQGRKLPTGLAAIGASIISLGLVIPSMNTPWFTGPIGARIGDVGFEAAFVVTGIAYYPLRALEIKLMGRV from the exons ATGTT CCCTGAAGAATCCAG GCGCAAAGTGTTCGCCTGCGTGTATCTAGGCTTCTTAATCCCTTCGACGCCTCTTCTCATCCTTGGGGCTGCTATTGGAGGTGCCATTCCAAATGTTGAGTCGTGGCAAACAGCCTGGAATGACTATGGAATAGGTGGAGTCATGGCCGAAATGCTTAAGCCAGCTGGTGGGTTCGGTAGATTCGTTCTTGTCGTACTCGCCTTGAGTATCGTGGGAAACATGCTGCTGTCCTACTATTCGGTCGCTTTGTGTTTACAGATGCTCGTTCCTGTTTTCACCAAAGTGCCACGATTTGTCTTCGTTATCGTAACATTGGCCATCATGGTCCCAATGTCAATATATGCGGCCGCACAGTGGGAGAAGTCTTTGGTGAATTTTCTGTCCATGATCGGTTACTGGGCTGGGTGCTTCGACGCTGTAATCATCGAAGAGCTCGTAGTGTTCCGAAACAGAGACTACGGTTTGATCGACCCCAAATCATGGAACCAAGGGCGAAAACTTCCCACTGGACTGGCAGCTATTGGTGCGTCAATAATCAGCCTTGGGTTGGTTATTCCTTCGATGAACACGCCGTGGTTCACTGGGCCTATAGGAGCAAGGATTGGTGATGTTGGCTTCGAGGCGGCTTTCGTAGTCACTGGGATTGCTTATTATCCTCTTCGAGCTTTAGAGATCAAGTTGATGGGTCGTGTTTGA